The stretch of DNA ATTGACTTTAATGAAAATAGGCAATTTGAAGAAGCTGAGCGTGTTTTGCAAGCTGTTTCACAGGATACACAAATGCAATTTGAGCTTCCGGAAGGAATAGCTATCGACTATATTACCCGTATGAGAATCTGCCTGACACCTATGCAAGCAACGATGGACTCAGGGATTTTGGAAATGGGGGAAGTGGAAGATTATGCGGTATATATTACTAAATAGCCACCAGCAAAGTCGAAATAAGAAAAAGCTAGATTGATTTTACCAAAAACCGAAGCATTTCTACCAAAAACCGAAAAAAAGCGTCAAAAAAGAGGATTAAAGACATATTTGTACCATCAAAAAAGCAAGTAATCAAAAAAAGAACTTCAAGAAAGTTCCATTCCAGTAGCCACTTTACACTTGGTTTCTATTCAAAACTTCCTGGTCAAAGATTTAATTTTTTCACCCCTAATTTGCTTAAGTTATGCTAAACTTAAATGCTAAATCTATTCTTGTTACCGGCGGTACAGGTTCCTTTGGAAAAAAATTCATTGAAACGGTTCTCCATCGTTTCCCCAAAGTAAAGAAGGTTGTTGTCTATTCCAGAGATGAACTCAAGCAGTATGAAATGTCCCAAACTTTTTCAACTGTCAAGTATCCTGCCATGCGTTATTTTATAGGAGATGTAAGGGACCAGGAGCGTTTGGTTCAGGCTTGCGAAGGTATTGATATTGTTATCCATGCGGCAGCCCTCAAGCAAGTACCTGCAGCTGAGTATAATCCGACCGAATGTATCAAAACGAATGTAAATGGATCACAACACATCATCAAGGCAGCCATAAGTAATAATGTTCAGTGCGTTGTTGCACTTTCGACCGACAAAGCGGCAGCCCCCGTCAATTTATATGGGGCAACTAAGCTGTGTTCGGATAAACTTTTTGTGGCTGCTAACAATATGCGTGGGGATCGCGATGTGCGTTTTTCGGTGGTGCGGTATGGCAATGTGGCGGGTTCAAGAGGGTCTGTTATTCCTTTCTTCTTGCAACAGCGAAACAAGGGATATTTGCCCATCACCCATAAGGAAATGACTCGTTTTAATATTTCTTTGGAGGGTGGAGTCGCCTTGGTACTTTTTGCGATTGAAAATGCCATTGGTGGAGAAATTTTTGTTCCCAAATTGCCTTCTTATCTCATTGGAGATGTAGCAACAGCTATTGCACCTGATTGCGAACAGCGGATGGTTGGTATTCGCCCCGGGGAAAAATTGCATGAAGAGATGATTACGCAGGCTGATTCTTTTAATACCATCGAATTAGATAACCATTATGTGATCTGTCCTACCAATTTAAACTTCCAGGGGTTAGACAAAAACAATTACCTCAGCAATTACGCAGCATTTAATGCCAAGCCTGTTCCCGTCGGATTCAGCTATAATTCAGGCGATAATGCAGACTGGATGACGGTTGAAGACATCCGCGAGGTGATAAAAACGCATGTTGATCCCCATTTTGAGCCTAATCAATTAGTCGAAGCAGTATAGTTGTCAATCCATTTATTTCCTACAAAATAGATCAGTATGCAAAATATCCCCTATGGTAGACAGCACATTACCCAAGCAGATATCGATGCGGTGGTAAAAACCCTTCAATCGGATTGGTTGACCCAGGGGCCAGCTGTAGAAGCCTTTGAAGCGGCCTTCGCCGAATACATTGGTGCAAAATACGCTGTGGCAGTAACCAATGGGACTGCTGCACTGCACCTTTGCACCATGGCATTGGAGGTCGAACCCGGCAATAAAGTCATTACGACCCCTATTACTTTTGCCGCATCAGCCAATTGTGTGCGCTATTGTGGCGGTCAAGTCGTTTTTGCGGATATTGACCCTGATACAGCTTTATTAGACATCAACAAGGTCAGGATACTACTGGAGAGTCACCCCAAGGGCACCTTTAGTGGTATCATTCCAGTGGACTTTGCGGGTTATGCTGTGGATCTTGAGGCGTTCCGTGCATTGGCCGACGAATATGGGCTATGGATCATAGAAGATGCCTGTCATGCCCCCGGCGGTTTTTTTACCGACAGCAATGGACATAAGCAACAATGTGGAAATGGGGAATTTGCGGATTTATCCATTTTTTCTTTCCACCCAGTCAAACATATCGCTTGTGGCGAGGGCGGGATGATAACCACTAACCGCAAAGACTTGTACGAAAAACTATTGGTGCTACGGACCCATGGGATTACCAAAGACCCCGGAAAACTAACAGAAAACCACGGCCTTTGGTATTATGAAATGCAGGAGTTAGGCTATAACTATAGGTTATCAGACATCAATTGCGCCTTAGGGTTGTCTCAGTTATCTCGTGCAGCAGATGGCTTGCAGAAGCGTCGAGCTTTGGCCCAAGCCTATGATCTGGCTTTTGAGCAAAGTGCGGTAAAACCCTTGCTGCCGCCTGTAGATGGGGGACATGCTTATCATTTATATATCATCCAAACGGATGAGCGAAAGGAGCTATATGATTTGCTTCGTTCCCACGGCATTTATTGTCAGGTACACTATATTCCCGTCCATCTGCAGCCCTATTATCAGCAATTGGGGTGGCGAAAAGGCGATTTGCCAATTGCCGAAGCCTATTATGAACGCTGTTTGAGTTTACCGATGTTTCCGGAACTCACGGCCATACAGCAACAACAAATTATTGAACTAACTAAGACCAGTGTGTTATGCGAACTTTAGCCATTATACCAGCCCGAGGCGGTAGTAAACGAATTCCACATAAGAATATTCGAAATTTTTTAGGGAAACCTATTATTGCGTATTCTATTGATACCGCTTTGGAGTCTGACCTTTTTGATGAGGTAATGGTTTCTACTGATGACGCCGTTGTCGCAGATGTAGCTACCAAGTTTGGCGCTAATATTCCTTTTCTGAGAAGTAAAAAGACCGCTTCTGACAATGCTACGACGGTAGATGTGTTGCTGGAAGTTCTCACTAAATACCAAGAGCAGGGTATCAATTTTCAGTATGCCTGCTGCATTTATCCTACGGCACCTTTCATTTCCAACTATCGTTTGGAGGTGGCGCTGTTAAAAATGAAGCGTGAAAACTTGGATAGTGTTATTCCAGTCACACCATTCAGCTATCCTGTTCAAAGGTCTTTCACGATGATAGATGATAAACTAGAAATGATGATGCCCGAACACATGAATACACGTTCACAGGACCTAGATACGGCCTATCATGATTGCGGGCAATTCTATTGGTTTGATGTAGAACGCTTGATGGCGTCTAAAAGCTTGATGACTCAAAACACCGGTGCGATTATTTTGCCCGAATTAGAGGTCCAGGATATCGACCAGGAAAGCGATTGGAAGCTGGCAGAATTAAAGTATCAACTTATTCATCAACTACATGACAACGAAAGTATTTCTAAGGGCCGACGGGCATAACAAAATAGGCCTAGGGCATATTGTTCGTTCCTTGGCACTGGCAAAAATGTTGCAGCAGGACTTTGACTGCTATTTTTTAGTGCAGGAGCCAGGTGAAGCGATCGTTCGGATGGTGAATGAGGCAGGATGCACCCTTATCGGGCTAAAAGCCAATACAGACCTTGAACAAGAGGCGCACCTTATCACGGATCGCTATTTGACAGGACAGGAAATTGTGGTACTGGATGGATATCATTTTACCACTACATATCAGGAGATTTTACGAAAATCAGCTTGTAAACTGGTGTGTATTGATGATATTCACCAAACCCATTTTGTCGCTGATGTGCTTATCAACCATACGAGTGGCATCAAAACAAGCGCTTATAGCGCCGCTACACATACCCAGTTTCATCTTGGACTTGCATATGCTTTGTTGCGACAACCTTTTTTAAAAGCTGCGCGACAAAAAAAGCGAAACCCACCAACAAGTGAAACGGTTGCCTTTATTTGTATGGGAGGTGCCGATCCCATCAACGCAACCTTACGGGCTTTGCAAAGTTGTGAGAAGAAGGCAAGTATACAAAGCTGTAAAGTCGTTATAGGTAGTGCTTATATGCATTTGGCATCGCTGGAGGCTTTTAAGCAGCAAAGCAGGTTGCAGATAAATCTATATGGTAATTTGTCGGCAGATAAAATGGTGGAATTGATGTCGACTTGCGATTTGGCGATTTGCCCGCCCAGTACCGTTTCGCTTGAATACCTTTGCGTTGGGCATAAATTGTATCTGTTTCAAACGGCAGATAATCAATCCCACTTGTATCAATACTTGATTCATCAAGGCTTGGCCCTAGGGTGGGAAGATTTTGTTGGTGACAAGCGTGAACTGCAGCCATTCACCGCCATAGATGCAAGCGAATTAGATGGTTACAGCGATAAACGTTTATTAAAAATTTTCCGTCAACTCGATTATGATCTCCATTGCCGGTTTCGACAAGCCCGGCCTGATGATATGCTTCAGTATTGGACCTGGGCCAATGATCCAGAAACCCGGATGCAGTCCTTCCAGAAGGATCCTATAAAGCTGGAAGACCATCGCCAATGGTATCAACAACAACTAGATAATCCCAAAATAATGCTTTATATCCTGGAATACAAAAATCAACCCATTGGTCAGGTCCGTTTCTCGGTTAACGGCTTTGCACTTTTAAATTATTCCATTGCCCCTGCTTTTAGAGGCAGGAGTTTGGGGACACATATGTTGCGCGGTGCCATCCAAAGACTACAAACGGACCTTCAAGAACCTATCAATGTGATAGGATATGTAAAAAAGGAAAATGAAGCATCTAATCGGGCTTTGACTCGTCTAGGCTTCCAAAGAGTGGCTCATGAAAAAGAAGAACAGTCCTTTAAATATTTATTAATAGCAGGTTAATTAGGAACCCCCTAAATGTATAATTATGAAAACGATTCAAATCGGAGACCGCTGTATTGGTCATTCGTGCAAACCATTCATTATTGCCGAGATGTCGGGCAATCATAACCAATCCTTGGAACGAGCCTTGGATATTGTAGACGCAGCAGCCAAGGCCGGAGCTGATGCCATAAAACTCCAAACTTACACTGCAGATACCATGACGGTAAAAGGAGCTTATACCATCAATGATAACTGCTCCTTGTGGAACGGCCGTGAGTTGTACGATCTTTATCAACAAGCCTATACGCCATGGGAATGGCATCAACCCATTTTTGACCGCGCCAAGCGCCATGGCATGCTGGCCTTTAGTTCTCCTTTTGATGCCTCTGCGGTAGATTTTTTGGAGCAGTTGGAGGTACCCATTTACAAAATTGCCTCATTTGAAAACACAGATCATCCTTTACTCAAAAAAGTAGCACAGACAGGTAAACCCGTCATCATGTCGACAGGGGTCGCCACCTTGGCAGATATTGATGAGTCGGTCAGGGTATTGAAAGAGAATGGATGTAAAGACCTGGTTATTCTCAAATGCACCAGTACTTATCCCGCTTCGCCTTCCAATTCCAACATTCAAAGCATTCCGCATATGGCTGGATTATTTGAAGACGTATTGGTGGGGTTATCAGATCATACTATGGGTATAGGTGTGCCTGTTGCAGCAGTGGCCTTAGGCGCCTGTGTTGTCGAAAAACACTTTACTCTTTGTCGGGCTGATGGTGGAGTCGATAGCGCTTTTTCGCTTGAGCCAGCAGAACTTGAAGCCTTAGTGGTAGAAACGGAGCGAGCTTTTTTAGCCCTGGGCCAAGTTAAATATGGTGTTCAGAAGGTAGAAAATAACAGCAAGAAATTTAAAAGATCGGTATATGTTGTCAAAGATATATTGCCAGGAGAATTACTGAGTAGTGAAAACCTGCGCGTGATTCGACCCGGAGATGGCTTGGAGCCAAAATATTTTGAGACCCTTTTGGGGAAAACAGCCAAACAAGCCATCAGTGCTGGGACGCCTTTGTCCTGGGAGTTAGTATGAAAAATAGCAGCATAGCTGTATAAAGAAGTAGGTTATATTTTAGGGGAATTATTGTCGGGAGCCATTTATTTGACTCCTGACTTTTTTTATTTAAAGGCTAGGTGAATTAATCTGAAAACCTTTTTTAAGTTTCTCCGTATACCATTTTGTATCAAGATGTCGTATATTTACAATATATATATAAAATGGCTATTATTAATAGCCCAGGGTTGCTTACCTACTATTTCTTTTTCATACATGGTTTATCATTTCCTGCTACATTAGTCGGTTGACTTCTTTGTAGTTACGGTTGTTTTTGGGTTGCTCAAGCCAATTTGTGCCATGGTCACCATCGCTTTCTTTTAGGCGCCTTGTCACATATCGCTTAGCTTTTCCATGCTATAGGCGTAAATTTTTTTAACAAACAAGAAAGGTTGTTATGAAAGGAATTGTATTTACGGAGTTCCTCGAAATGGTTGAAGAGAAGTATGGCTATGAAATTGTAGATAAAATTATTGATGAAAGTCAATTACCCTCTGGAGGGTCTTATACTTCGATAGGCACTTACTCCCATGCTGAAATGGTGCATTTGATTACGGGCTTGAGTAGACATACATCAGAAGATGTTCCTTCTTTATTAAAGGCATTTGCCTTGTACTTTTTTGATACCCTCGAAAAAACGTACCCGCACTTTCTAGAAGCAGCGGATAATGCTTTCGATTTTTTGGAGTCTATCGACAAATACATTCATGTCGAAGTAAGGAAGCTTTATCCTGATGCAGAATTGCCTCATTTTGAAACCAGACAGCTTGCCGACAACAAACTAGAAATGATTTACTCCTCAGAACGGTCTATGGCTGATTTTGCGGAGGGCTTAATGGAAAGAGCCATTGGCTATTATGGAGAATCTGCTAGTATTGTTCGGCAAAATCTGACTGCGGATGGGAAAAAAGTGCAATTCATAGTGACTAAACAATAGGATTCAATGGCCGAAATGGAGTTACTCAAAAGAAAAATAGATAGGGAGCGGAATGCTCGAAAGCAGGCAGAAGCCATTTTGGAACAAAAGGCCATAGAACTTTTTCATGCCAATGAACAGCTTCGAAAACTCAATGAAAGCTTGGAACAAAAGGTAGAAGAACGCACCAGAGGACTAGAGGCAAGTGAGTTGAAGTACCGCATGATCATGGAAAATATGGATTTAGGTTTGGTAGAGCTAGACTTAAATAAAAAGATCATGCGGGCCTATGATAAGTTTTGTCAAATGACAGGTTATAAGGCTGAAGAATTAGAGGGCCAACTAATTCATGAAATTCTTCTTCCGGAGGAATCTCTAAAGATTCTGGCAGTGGCTGATGAGAAACGAAAGAAAGGAGAGTCTGGTGTTTTTGAACTCCAACTCAAACGAAAAAATGGAAACCTATTGTGGGTCCTAGTAAGTAGAGCCCCTATATATGATTTAAACAATGTATTGGTTGGTTCATTGGGGATCCATTTTGATATGACTACCCGAAAAAAACTTGAAGAAGACCTTGCAAATGCCAAAGCAGTAGCCGAAAAAGCCCAAGAAGCGGAAAGCCAATTTCTGGCCCGAATGAGCCATGAAATCCGGACCCCTTTGAATGCCATCATTGGAATGTCTCATATTTTATTTGATACGGAGCCGACAAAGGCGCAGCAAGAGTATCTCTCTATTTTGAAAAGTTCGGCTGATATTCTTCTCGCGTTAATCAATGATATCCTTGATTTCTCCAAAATCCAGGCAGGAGAAATTGCCGTCAATCCGAAAGAATTTGATCTTTCTGGCCTTATCCGATCCTTGCAAAAAACCTTTCAGCACAAACTGGAAGAAAAACCAGTAGAGGTCAAGGTCGACATCGATGCCAGCCTCAATAACTTACTTATTGGAGATGACTTGTTGCTGAACCAGGTGTTGTTAAACCTCTTGGGGAATGCGGCCAAGTTTACGGCAGAAGGCGAAATAGGAGTCAAGGTAAAGTTGCTGGAAAAAATCGAAAAGAAATGTCTCCTAGAATTTACGGTCTACGATACGGGCATTGGTGTTCCGGCAGACAAATTGGATCTCATTTTTGAAAACTTCAAGCAAGCGGACGGAGAGGTTCGACACAAATTTGGCGGCACAGGTTTAGGCCTGGCTATTACCAAACAACTGGTAGAACTACAGGGAGGCACCATTCGTGCCCAAAGCACCTTGGGCAAAGGCACCGCTTTTGTTTTCACTATAGCATATGAAGACACTGGGGTAGTCGCTAGTATGACGACTAAAGAGTTGCCCAAACTGACCGATATTAAAGTTGCCAATTCTCGAATACTTGTGGCCGAAGACAATATAATGAATAGAAAATATGTAGCAACGCTATTTAAAAAATGGGACATTCCCATCCATTTTGCCCATAATGGCAGAGAAGCCGTAGAAAAAGCACAGCAAGAGCGCTTTGACCTTATCCTAATGGATATTTCCATGCCAGAAATGGATGGATACGAAGCGACTATTGCCATTAGAAACACCAAAAATCCGAATCAGCATACGCCCATAGTGGCCCTGACAGCCTCCGCATTAGTCACAAAAAAAGAAAAAGCTTTTCAAATCGGTATGACGGACTATATGCCCAAGCCCTTCAAACCGATGCATCTTTTGCAAAAAATCCAAAACTACATTAAACCCGAACAAACATCCCTTAAAGAAATGGAAGAAAACACAACATTTACTTTTAATGACAAACTAGATGTGGCCACCCTAACGGTACTGTATGAAGATGATTTGGAATATGCGGCTGATTTATTTGAGACCTTCTTGGATTATACAGTAAAGGAATTGGAACCATTGAAAGCCTTGATTGAAGCGGAAGACTGGGTGAATACCAAAAGTCTTGCCCATAAGCTCAAACCAACATTTTCTATGGTTGGGTTACCTCAATTGGAAGCCAAGATGCTGGAAATTGAACTTAATGCCTTAGAACAAGCCCATAAAAAAACAATGCAGGGCCTATATGAAGAGGTGGTAGAAAGCCTTAACGCGTTTATTCCCATCATAGCCGAGGATTTAGTAAAAATGAAAAAAATCACCTTCATTGACAAACCTCGTGGGCAATCATAAGAAGAGCGCAAAAACGACCAAAGGAAGTGTTGCTTTCTTCTTAGGATTGCCTTTAGATCACAAGATTTGTTAAAGAACCAAAAATTATAGGCGTGGCCTGATCACCCTTTTTAAAAACCCAAACAAATGGCACTAAACTGTATTATCGTAGACGATGACCTGATGGCCAGGAAGGCACTAGAAAAGCTTTGCGAAAAATCAGAACTGCTCAATACTATTGGCATCTGTAAGGATGCAAAGGAGGCACTGAACCTATTATCGAAGGAAATCATAGACCTCATTTTCCTGGATATTGAAATGCCGGAAATAACAGGTATAGAGTTTCTGGAACACGCCGTATCGCTTCCCCAAGTCATTTTTACAACCTCCAAAACAGAATATGCTTTCGAGGCATTCAACTATCAAGTGACAGACTACCTGAAAAAACCCATAACCTATCCGCGGTTTCAACAGGCGGTAGAGAAAGCTTATGCTATCCACGAAAAAAACAATGCTTACAAGGCCAATGCCCAAGAAGTCTACGTACGAGAAGATGGGCGTTTTGTGAGAATTCCTTTCGACCACATTTTATATTTCGAAAATGTAGGTGATTATATCAGGGTCAAAACCGTTAGCGGAAGCCATATTATACACGGAACATTGAAAAGTATTGCGGCCAAACTCGAAAATCCACAATTCTTGAAGGTTCATCGGTCTTTTATTGTAAATCTTAGTAAGATAAAAGATATCGAAGAAAATACACTGGTCATTGAGAAGAAAGTCATTCCTATTAGTAGAGCCAATAAACCAGTCTTAATGGGGAAACTCAACCTACTATAATTCATACCAAAGCCGACTAATTATCAATGAACTCAAATTCAGCAAGTATCAGGATTTTTATCGTTGAGGATGACCCTATCTACCAGCGGATGATTAAATACCTTATGGAACTAAATCCTGACCATGAGGTGCACCTTTTTTCTACAGGGCAGGCCTGTTTGCAGCAACTTGACTTGCAGCCAAGTATTGTTTCTTTGGACTATAGTTTGCCTGATATGACTGGGGAAGAAGTTCTTAGGAAGATTCGGGCTTTCAACCAAGACATTAGTGTCATCATTCTCTCTGGCCAGCAAGATATTTCCACTGCTGTCAAATTACTAAAAGAAGGTGCCTTTGACTATATCACAAAAGATAACGAAACGAAGGATCGTTTGCTCAATGCCATTGGGCACATCAAAAACCAGAAACACCTAAAAGAAGAAGTCAGTCTGCTTCGGGAGGCATTAGAGGTAAAATATGAAATTGGCAATGCTGTCATTGGCAACAGTAATGTTATGCAGCCAGTCTTCAAACTGATGGAAAAAGCGGGCCAAAGCAATATTACGGTTTCTCTTAATGGTGCGACTGGAACCGGAAAAGAAGTTATTGCCAAAAGCATCCATTTCATTTCTACCCGTCGGAAAGGTCCATTTGTTCCCGTAAATATGGGGGCTATCCCTAAAGAATTAGTTGAAAGTGAGTTATTTGGTCATGAAAAAGGGGCTTTTACAGGCGCTATGGCTCGCAAGAAAGGCCAATTCGAGTTAGCCAATGACGGAACACTGTTCTTAGATGAAATAGCCGAAATGGAGTTGAGTATGCAGACCAAACTCCTACGAGCACTGCAAGAAAGAGAAATCGTCAGGGTTGGTGGTGAAAAAGCCATTCCTTTTGATGCCCGAATCATTATCGCTACACACAAAGACTTAGGTGAGGAAGTTCGACAGGGCCGGTTTAGAGAAGATTTGTATTATCGTTTATTAGGACTCAATATAAAACTTCCGCTATTGTGGGAAAGAGAAAATGACATCCTTTTGCTCGCCCAATTCTTCTTGGACAAATTTACCGAACAAAATCAAATGCCATTAATGACCATTTCCAAAGAGGCAAAGAGCAAACTCCTCGCCTATAGTTATCCAGGCAATGTGAGAGAGCTTAAAGCGATCATGGAGTTGGCTGCCGTAATGGCTTCTTCCAAAGTCATCCAAGCAGAAGACATTCAATTCAACAGTATAAAACGAGAAGCTGGTTTTTTGACAAAAGAACTTACGTTGGAGGGGTATAAAAACCTGATCATAACGGCTTTTCTTGAAAAATATGATGACGATGTTATGCTGGTCGCTCAAAAGCTAGATATCGGAAAATCAACCATTTATAGGCTCTTAAAAGAGGAGAAACATAAAAATTAAACGCCATACAATGTTGATAGAACATTTACAACAAGAAAAAATAATCGACATGCTAACACAAATGCCTTTTCAGGAAGGAGAGGTGTTTATGTTATTAATTGCTACTGAAAGTGCGGAAGCAGTTCAAGATTTAATTGCCAGTCTTCAGCGCAAACAAATTCCCTTTTTTGGTGCCATCTTCCCCGGCCTGATTCATGGTAAAAGGGAGATAAAGGAAGGGGTGATCATTAAGAAATGGAAAACAGCAGGCCCCCCTGTCATCATTAAAGGGCTTGCCTCAAAGCAATTGGAGGGATTTGAAAACCTGCATGTTCCCGAGGGAAATTATAAGCTAACGGCCTTCACTTTTGTCGATGGACTTACTTATCACATTGATAATTTATTGGAAAAGCTCAATAACCTATACGGTGACCGCTTAAATTTTATCGGCGGAGGCGCTGGTACCATGAGTTTTCAAAACCAAGTTTGTGTTTTCTCCAATGAAGGTTTTTTTGAAGATGCTGCGGTTATTTGTTTGGTTGACCACAAAGTGCAATTAGGGGTAAGACACGGCTGGGAAAAGATCGCTGGCCCCCTTGTCGCCACCCAAACCGAACACAATATCATTTGCCAATTAAATTGGGAAAATGCATTTGAAGTGTATAAGGCCATTGTAGAGGCAGATTCTGGCCAAGAAATTCGGCATGACAATTTTTTTGAAATGGCCAAAAACTATCCTTTTGGGATTTACAGAGAGAATGAGGAAGATATCGTAAGAGACCCATTCAAGATGAATGAGAAAGGGGAACTCGTTTGCTTTGGAGAAATAAAACCACATACCGTTTTGAATATTCTCAAAGGAAAACCCGCCACGCTGATAGATGCGGCCCAGCACGCCCTGAATGATTGTAAAGGCGCTCAAACGGGCCCGATCCAGGCCGCTGAAACGATGGTGGTGAATTGTATTTCCCGAAGACACTTTTTAGGCGATTCTTTTTATGACGAGATTGCCATTATCGCAGATGAA from Saprospiraceae bacterium encodes:
- a CDS encoding sigma-54 dependent transcriptional regulator, with product MNSNSASIRIFIVEDDPIYQRMIKYLMELNPDHEVHLFSTGQACLQQLDLQPSIVSLDYSLPDMTGEEVLRKIRAFNQDISVIILSGQQDISTAVKLLKEGAFDYITKDNETKDRLLNAIGHIKNQKHLKEEVSLLREALEVKYEIGNAVIGNSNVMQPVFKLMEKAGQSNITVSLNGATGTGKEVIAKSIHFISTRRKGPFVPVNMGAIPKELVESELFGHEKGAFTGAMARKKGQFELANDGTLFLDEIAEMELSMQTKLLRALQEREIVRVGGEKAIPFDARIIIATHKDLGEEVRQGRFREDLYYRLLGLNIKLPLLWERENDILLLAQFFLDKFTEQNQMPLMTISKEAKSKLLAYSYPGNVRELKAIMELAAVMASSKVIQAEDIQFNSIKREAGFLTKELTLEGYKNLIITAFLEKYDDDVMLVAQKLDIGKSTIYRLLKEEKHKN
- a CDS encoding FIST N-terminal domain-containing protein; protein product: MLTQMPFQEGEVFMLLIATESAEAVQDLIASLQRKQIPFFGAIFPGLIHGKREIKEGVIIKKWKTAGPPVIIKGLASKQLEGFENLHVPEGNYKLTAFTFVDGLTYHIDNLLEKLNNLYGDRLNFIGGGAGTMSFQNQVCVFSNEGFFEDAAVICLVDHKVQLGVRHGWEKIAGPLVATQTEHNIICQLNWENAFEVYKAIVEADSGQEIRHDNFFEMAKNYPFGIYRENEEDIVRDPFKMNEKGELVCFGEIKPHTVLNILKGKPATLIDAAQHALNDCKGAQTGPIQAAETMVVNCISRRHFLGDSFYDEIAIIADEIDRENEQVPHGILSLGEISSYGTGLLDVFNKTIVVGTFIH